A region from the Mycobacterium heidelbergense genome encodes:
- a CDS encoding glycoside hydrolase family 3 N-terminal domain-containing protein: MAFPRTLAVLAAASALVAACGHHAARPPGASPQSTPAASKPAPPVCADPTTLPATLSTRDKLAQLLMVGVKNADDARAVVNGSHVGGIFIGSWTDLSIFNGPLADIARGAGPLPLAVSVDEEGGRVSRLKSLIGTAPSPRELARTQTVQQVHDMAADRGRKMRDLGITVDFAPVVDVSDEPDDAVIGDRSFSADPATVTAYAGAYAQGLRDAGLLPVLKHFPGHGHGSGDSHTGGVVTPPLSDLQNNDLVPYRTLVTATPVAVMVGHLQVPGLTGDEPASLSPAALQLLRTGTGYGAPPFTGPVFSDDLSSMAAISDRYGVSEAVLRTLQAGTDVALWVTTDEVPAVLDRLEKAVAAGELTMPAVDAALVRVATMKGPNRGCGH; this comes from the coding sequence CCGCCGCCAGCAAGCCCGCGCCGCCGGTTTGCGCCGACCCGACCACCCTCCCGGCGACGTTGTCGACCCGCGACAAGCTGGCCCAGCTGCTGATGGTGGGGGTCAAGAACGCCGACGACGCCCGCGCCGTCGTCAACGGCTCCCACGTCGGCGGCATCTTCATCGGCAGCTGGACGGACCTGTCGATCTTCAACGGCCCGCTGGCCGACATCGCGCGCGGCGCCGGGCCGCTGCCACTGGCGGTCAGCGTCGACGAGGAGGGCGGCCGGGTGTCGCGGCTGAAGTCGCTGATCGGGACGGCTCCGTCGCCGCGCGAGCTGGCGCGGACGCAAACCGTCCAGCAGGTCCACGACATGGCGGCCGACCGCGGCAGGAAGATGCGCGACCTGGGCATCACCGTCGACTTCGCTCCCGTCGTGGACGTCAGCGACGAGCCCGACGACGCCGTGATCGGGGACCGCTCGTTCAGCGCGGACCCGGCCACGGTCACCGCCTACGCCGGGGCCTACGCGCAGGGCCTGCGCGACGCCGGGCTGCTGCCGGTGCTCAAGCATTTCCCCGGTCACGGCCACGGCTCCGGCGACTCGCACACCGGCGGCGTGGTGACGCCGCCGCTCAGCGACCTGCAAAACAACGACCTGGTGCCCTACCGGACCCTGGTGACCGCGACCCCCGTCGCCGTGATGGTGGGTCACCTGCAGGTTCCCGGGCTGACCGGCGACGAGCCGGCCAGCCTGAGCCCGGCCGCGCTGCAGCTGCTGCGCACCGGCACCGGCTACGGCGCCCCGCCCTTCACCGGCCCGGTGTTCAGCGACGACCTGTCCAGCATGGCCGCGATCTCCGATCGGTACGGCGTATCCGAGGCGGTGCTGCGCACCCTGCAGGCCGGCACCGACGTCGCGCTGTGGGTCACCACCGACGAGGTCCCCGCGGTCCTCGACCGGCTGGAAAAGGCCGTCGCCGCGGGCGAATTGACCATGCCCGCCGTCGACGCCGCCCTGGTCCGGGTCGCGACGATGAAGGGCCCCAATCGCGGATGTGGCCACTAA
- a CDS encoding MaoC/PaaZ C-terminal domain-containing protein produces MSQPSGLRNMLRAAAGALPLVPRGDRLPGRTVTVEELPIDRANVAEYAAVTGLRYGNHVPLTYPFALTFPALMSLVTGFDFPFAAMGSVHTENRITQRRPIAVTDTVGVRVRAENLREHRRGLLVDLVTDVSVGGDFQDPAWHQVTTFLHQQRTSLSDEPKPPPPKRPKLPPPSAVLRITPGRIRRYAVVGGDHNPIHTNPIAARLFGFPTVIAHGMYSAAAVLANIEARIPDAVEYSVRFGKPVVLPATTGLYIDDRDDGWDLSLRNIAKGYPYLTGSIRAL; encoded by the coding sequence ATGAGCCAGCCGAGCGGCCTGAGGAACATGCTGCGCGCGGCGGCCGGGGCGTTGCCGCTGGTGCCGCGCGGCGATCGGCTGCCCGGCCGCACGGTGACCGTCGAGGAACTACCCATCGACCGGGCGAACGTGGCCGAGTATGCGGCGGTCACCGGGCTGCGCTACGGCAACCACGTGCCGCTGACCTACCCGTTCGCGCTGACCTTTCCCGCGCTGATGTCGCTGGTGACCGGCTTCGACTTTCCTTTCGCCGCAATGGGATCGGTGCACACCGAGAACCGCATCACGCAGCGCCGCCCGATCGCGGTGACCGACACGGTCGGCGTGCGCGTGCGCGCCGAGAACCTCCGCGAGCACCGCAGGGGCCTGCTGGTGGACCTGGTGACGGACGTCAGCGTCGGCGGGGATTTCCAAGACCCCGCGTGGCATCAGGTGACCACCTTCCTGCACCAGCAACGCACCAGCCTGTCCGACGAGCCCAAACCGCCGCCGCCGAAGCGGCCGAAGCTGCCCCCGCCCAGCGCGGTGCTGCGGATCACGCCCGGCCGCATCCGGCGCTACGCCGTCGTCGGCGGCGACCACAACCCGATCCACACCAACCCGATCGCCGCCAGGCTGTTCGGATTCCCGACGGTCATCGCGCACGGGATGTACAGCGCCGCGGCGGTATTGGCCAACATCGAGGCCAGGATTCCGGACGCGGTGGAGTATTCGGTGCGGTTCGGCAAGCCGGTGGTGCTGCCCGCGACGACGGGGCTCTACATCGATGACCGCGACGACGGCTGGGATCTTTCGTTGCGCAACATCGCCAAGGGATACCCGTACCTGACCGGCAGCATCCGGGCGCTCTAG
- a CDS encoding TetR/AcrR family transcriptional regulator, translating to MAGGTKRLPRAVREQQMLDAAVQMFSVNGYHETSMDAIAAAAQISKPMLYLYYGSKEDLFGACLNRELGRFIDVVRADIRFGQGPKDLLRNAIVSFLRYIDANRASWTVMYTQAISSQTFAQTVREGRGQIIELVAGLMRVGSRAPRSDRDYEMMAVALVGAGEAMATRLTTDDIGVDDAAGLMIDLFWHGLRGAPEDREAAAALPKAGKPSAAAR from the coding sequence ATGGCGGGTGGTACCAAGCGGCTACCGCGCGCCGTCCGCGAGCAGCAGATGCTCGACGCCGCCGTGCAGATGTTCTCGGTCAACGGCTATCACGAGACCTCGATGGACGCCATCGCCGCCGCGGCGCAGATCTCCAAGCCCATGCTGTACCTGTATTACGGCTCCAAAGAGGACCTGTTCGGCGCCTGCCTGAACCGCGAGCTGGGCCGGTTCATCGACGTGGTGCGCGCCGACATCCGCTTCGGCCAGGGCCCGAAGGACCTGCTGCGCAACGCCATCGTGTCGTTCCTGCGCTACATCGACGCCAACCGGGCCTCGTGGACCGTGATGTACACCCAGGCCATCAGCTCGCAGACGTTCGCCCAGACGGTGCGCGAGGGACGCGGGCAGATCATCGAACTGGTCGCCGGGCTGATGCGGGTCGGCAGCCGCGCCCCGCGGTCGGACCGCGACTACGAGATGATGGCCGTGGCGCTGGTGGGCGCCGGCGAGGCGATGGCCACCCGGCTCACCACCGACGACATCGGCGTCGACGACGCGGCGGGGCTGATGATCGACCTGTTCTGGCACGGCCTCAGGGGCGCGCCGGAGGACCGGGAAGCCGCCGCGGCGCTGCCCAAGGCGGGCAAACCCAGCGCCGCCGCCCGCTAG
- a CDS encoding 3-oxoacyl-ACP reductase, producing MAPKRTSDLFSQVVNSGPGSFLARQIGIPQPETLRRYRPGDPPLTGSLLIGGEGRVVAPLRAALGKDYDLVGNNLGGRWADRFGGLVFDATGITAPAALGALHEFFTPVLRNLGRCARVVVVGTTPDLAASTDERIAQRALEGFTRSLGKELRHGSTVALVYLSPAAKPAATGLESTMRFILSAKSAYVDGQVFYVGEADSTPPADWDRPLDSKVAIVTGAARGIGATIADVFARDGARVVAIDVESAAEALAEIASRVGGTALWLDVTADDAVDTITEHLRDHYAGRADILVNNAGITRDKLLANMDDARWDAVLAVNLLAPQRLTEGLIGNGTIGEGGRVVGLSSMAGIAGNRGQTNYATTKAGMIGLTQALAPGLYEKGITINAVAPGFIETQMTAAIPLATREVGRRMNSLLQGGQPVDVAETIAYFASPASNAVTGNVIRVCGQAMLGA from the coding sequence GTGGCTCCCAAGCGCACGTCCGATCTGTTCTCGCAGGTCGTCAACTCCGGCCCCGGATCGTTTCTGGCGAGGCAGATCGGCATCCCGCAGCCCGAGACGCTGCGCCGCTACCGGCCCGGCGATCCGCCGCTGACCGGCTCCCTGTTGATCGGGGGCGAGGGCAGGGTGGTCGCGCCGCTGCGCGCGGCGCTGGGCAAGGACTACGACCTGGTGGGCAACAACCTCGGCGGCCGCTGGGCCGACCGGTTCGGCGGCCTGGTTTTCGACGCCACCGGCATCACGGCGCCGGCCGCGCTGGGGGCCTTGCACGAATTCTTCACGCCCGTCCTGCGCAACCTGGGCCGCTGCGCGCGCGTCGTGGTCGTCGGCACCACGCCCGACCTGGCGGCCAGCACCGACGAGCGGATCGCGCAGCGCGCGCTGGAGGGCTTCACCCGCTCGCTCGGCAAGGAGCTGCGCCACGGTTCCACCGTGGCGCTGGTGTATCTGTCGCCGGCCGCCAAACCCGCCGCGACGGGCCTGGAATCGACGATGCGGTTCATCCTGTCGGCCAAGTCGGCGTACGTCGACGGCCAGGTGTTCTACGTCGGGGAGGCCGACTCCACGCCGCCGGCCGACTGGGACCGGCCGCTGGACTCCAAGGTCGCCATCGTGACGGGCGCGGCCCGCGGAATCGGCGCGACGATCGCCGATGTGTTCGCCCGCGACGGCGCCCGCGTCGTCGCGATCGACGTGGAATCGGCGGCGGAGGCCCTGGCCGAAATCGCCAGCCGGGTCGGGGGCACCGCGCTGTGGCTGGACGTCACCGCCGACGATGCCGTCGACACGATCACCGAGCACCTGCGCGACCACTACGCGGGGCGCGCCGACATCCTGGTCAACAACGCCGGCATCACCCGCGACAAGCTGCTGGCCAACATGGACGACGCCCGCTGGGATGCCGTCCTTGCCGTCAATCTTCTTGCCCCGCAACGGCTTACCGAGGGGCTGATCGGCAACGGCACCATCGGCGAAGGGGGCCGGGTGGTCGGGCTGTCGTCGATGGCCGGCATCGCGGGCAACCGCGGGCAGACCAACTACGCCACCACCAAGGCCGGCATGATCGGGCTCACCCAGGCGCTGGCGCCCGGGCTCTACGAGAAGGGCATCACGATCAACGCCGTGGCGCCGGGGTTCATCGAAACCCAGATGACCGCGGCGATCCCGCTGGCCACCCGCGAGGTGGGCCGCCGGATGAACTCGCTGCTGCAGGGCGGGCAGCCCGTCGACGTCGCCGAGACCATCGCCTACTTCGCCAGCCCGGCGTCGAACGCGGTGACCGGCAACGTGATTCGGGTCTGCGGCCAGGCCATGCTGGGCGCATGA
- a CDS encoding chloride channel protein: MAEPARLRPSPSRRTPRFTPDFFCAVIIVGLLAGFAGLATTAVLRFVEHATYHYSFGTLLAGIAGSSPVRRVLGPVVGGALAGFGWWILRRSTRVPPLAQTIAGPDRIPRRAWSVDAALQVLLVGSGASLGREGAPRQFAAALSDFGTARLKRLSGDDRRILLACAAGAGLGAVYAVPLAGALFAVRIMLNTWHPRALGAALVTSSLAVATCSAVTHDQPDLDWPNAESSYVLTAHALILAPVTLAVGLAFNRLMAAARPARVMRTWVLIPALAAAGLVMGLCSHWWPELPGNGRSILTVSLASGMTLSAAAAILVLKPLLTALFLRAGGAGGMLTPSLATGAAAGSALVLAINWAAGTQLHTPAVSLAGAAGVLAVTQGSPIWAAIFVWELAHPPLWLFPIFLLTACGAYGLKVLAVGRGRPNPTHAG, encoded by the coding sequence GTGGCCGAACCGGCTCGATTGCGCCCCTCGCCCTCTCGCCGCACGCCCCGCTTCACCCCCGACTTCTTTTGCGCCGTAATAATCGTGGGATTGCTGGCCGGGTTCGCGGGCCTGGCGACGACGGCGGTGCTGCGCTTCGTCGAGCACGCCACCTACCACTACAGCTTCGGCACGTTGCTCGCCGGGATCGCGGGCAGCAGTCCGGTCCGCCGCGTCCTGGGCCCGGTGGTCGGCGGCGCGCTGGCGGGATTCGGCTGGTGGATCCTGCGGCGCAGCACCCGCGTGCCGCCGCTCGCGCAGACCATCGCCGGCCCGGACCGGATCCCGCGGCGGGCGTGGAGCGTCGACGCCGCGCTGCAGGTGCTGCTGGTCGGCTCCGGGGCCTCCCTCGGCCGGGAGGGCGCCCCACGCCAATTCGCCGCGGCCCTAAGCGATTTCGGCACCGCCCGGCTGAAGCGGCTGTCCGGCGACGACCGCCGGATCCTGCTGGCCTGCGCGGCCGGCGCGGGGCTCGGCGCCGTCTACGCCGTTCCGCTGGCCGGCGCCCTGTTCGCCGTCCGGATCATGCTGAACACCTGGCATCCGCGGGCGCTGGGCGCGGCCCTGGTCACTTCCAGCCTGGCCGTCGCGACCTGCTCGGCCGTCACGCACGATCAACCGGATCTGGACTGGCCCAACGCGGAATCGTCGTACGTGTTGACCGCGCACGCACTGATTTTGGCGCCGGTGACCCTCGCGGTCGGGTTGGCGTTCAACCGGCTCATGGCCGCGGCGCGGCCGGCCCGCGTGATGCGAACCTGGGTGCTGATCCCCGCGCTGGCCGCGGCCGGGTTGGTGATGGGCCTGTGCTCGCACTGGTGGCCCGAGTTGCCCGGCAACGGCCGGAGCATCCTGACGGTCAGCCTCGCCAGCGGCATGACGCTGTCCGCGGCGGCCGCGATCCTGGTTCTCAAACCGCTGCTGACGGCGCTGTTCCTGCGCGCCGGTGGGGCGGGCGGAATGCTGACACCCTCGCTGGCCACCGGCGCGGCGGCGGGTTCGGCGCTGGTGTTGGCGATCAATTGGGCGGCCGGGACACAGCTGCACACGCCGGCGGTCTCGCTCGCCGGAGCCGCCGGGGTGCTCGCGGTCACCCAGGGCTCACCGATCTGGGCGGCGATCTTCGTCTGGGAACTCGCCCATCCGCCGCTCTGGTTGTTCCCGATCTTCCTGCTGACCGCTTGCGGCGCATACGGATTGAAGGTCCTCGCGGTGGGGCGTGGGCGCCCCAACCCGACGCACGCGGGCTAG